One window of the Rhipicephalus sanguineus isolate Rsan-2018 chromosome 4, BIME_Rsan_1.4, whole genome shotgun sequence genome contains the following:
- the LOC119391947 gene encoding uncharacterized protein K02A2.6-like has product MRPWTRVHVDQWKSRMILVIVDSHSGWVEAIPTPSATTAATVEESRTVFARFGLPVYLVTDNGTSFTGVEFQDCAKKWHTTHSYSIYKPQSNGLAERAVRSVKEGLKRMTGGKPYHKIGQVVAH; this is encoded by the coding sequence ATGCGGCCATGGACCCGCGTTCATGTTGACCAGTGGAAATCAAGGATGATCCTGGTGATTGTGGACAGCCATTCCGGGTGGGTGGAAGCCATTCCAACCCCATCAGCTACGACAGCCGCGACTGTGGAAGAGTCACGAACTGTGTTCGCGCGCTTCGGCCTGCCTGTATACCTGGTGACGGACAATGGGACATCATTCACCGGCGTCGAATTTCAAGACTGTGCAAAAAAGTGGCACACGACACATTCGTACAGCATCTACAAGCCACAATCAAATGGTTTGGCCGAAAGAGCTGTACGTTCCGTGAAAGAGGGTCTGAAACGTATGACCGGGGGGAAGCCTTACCACAAGATTGGCCAGGTGGTTGCACATTGA